One Triticum dicoccoides isolate Atlit2015 ecotype Zavitan chromosome 5B, WEW_v2.0, whole genome shotgun sequence genomic window carries:
- the LOC119306285 gene encoding chitinase 2-like — MSAPRAPPSLATAATAILAVLAAALVTTGARAQMCGAQANGAKCANCLCCSPFGFCGSTADHCGAGCQSQCSGCGNTPTGAMAVASIVSRALFERLLLHRNDASCLARGFYTYDAFLAAAAAFPAFAGTTLSTNTRKREVAAFLGQTSHETTGGWPTAPDGPYSWGYCLKRERDPPSDYCEPREEWPCAPDKQYYGRGPIQLSYNYNYGPAGRAIGVDLLNQPELVETDPVVSFKTALWFWMTPRGNKPSSHAVITGQWRPRLADLAAGRFPGYGVITNIINGGLECGIGPDPRVADRIGFYKRYCNILGVGYGSNLDCNRQRPFDS, encoded by the coding sequence ATGTCGGCACCGAGAGCTCCTCCGAGtctggccacggcggcgacggCTATCCTGGCCGTCCTGGCCGCGGCGCTCGTCACCACGGGAGCTCGCGCGCAAATGTGCGGCGCGCAGGCCAACGGCGCCAAGTGCGCGAACTGCCTCTGCTGCAGCCCCTTCGGGTTCTGCGGCAGCACGGCCGACCACTGCGGCGCCGGCTGCCAGAGCCAGTGCAGCGGCTGCGGCAACACTCCTACCGGCGCCATGGCCGTGGCGTCCATCGTGTCCAGGGCCCTCTTCGAGCGGCTCCTCCTACACCGCAACGACGCGTCGTGCCTCGCCCGCGGGTTCTACACGTACGACGCGTTCCTCGCGGCTGCCGCGGCGTTCCCTGCCTTCGCCGGCACGACGCTGAGCACCAACACCCGGAAGCGAGAGGTGGCCGCGTTCCTGGGCCAGACATCCCACGAGACCACCGGCGGGTGGCCGACGGCGCCCGACGGCCCCTACTCGTGGGGCTACTGCCTCAAGCGGGAGAGGGACCCGCCGTCCGACTACTGCGAGCCCAGGGAGGAGTGGCCGTGCGCGCCCGACAAGCAGTACTATGGCCGCGGCCCCATCCAGCTCTCCTACAACTACAACTACGGGCCGGCGGGCCGCGCGATCGGCGTGGACCTGCTGAACCAGCCGGAGTTGGTGGAGACAGACCCGGTGGTCTCATTCAAGACGGCCCTATGGTTCTGGATGACCCCGCGGGGTAACAAGCCGTCGTCCCACGCCGTGATCACGGGACAGTGGAGGCCGAGGCTCGCAGACTTGGCCGCCGGCCGGTTTCCCGGATACGGCGTGATCACCAACATCATCAACGGCGGGCTCGAGTGTGGGATCGGGCCGGACCCACGGGTGGCCGACCGAATCGGGTTCTATAAGCGCTACTGCAACATTCTCGGTGTCGGCTACGGGAGCAACCTCGACTGCAACAGGCAGAGGCCATTCGACAGCTGA